From a single Bradyrhizobium sediminis genomic region:
- a CDS encoding peptidoglycan -binding protein: MALARARRNESGFNYWPGFVDALSTLVLSIVFLLSVFLVVQFFLSQEVTGKDKALEQLNVKLAQLSEMLSLEKLGKLNLDDQLSQLRAGLASAESERDRIKGLYDGLAGAGSDAAGRASELNKALDSEKQVSSRALAQIEVLNQQISALRRQLAALEEALEASEKRDKESQGRIADLGQRLNVALAQRVQELSRYRSEFFGRLRAILGNRPDIRIVGDRFVFQSEVFFDTGQALLLPEGRAELDKLATALIELDKQIPAEIAWVLRVDGHTDVRPILNSPVFKSNWELSSARAISVVQYLISLGVPAQRLVAAGFAEFQPLDTAATEDAYRRNRRIELKLTER; this comes from the coding sequence ATGGCCCTCGCCCGTGCCCGCCGCAACGAATCCGGATTCAACTACTGGCCGGGCTTCGTCGACGCGCTGTCGACGCTGGTGCTTTCGATCGTGTTCCTGCTGTCGGTGTTCCTGGTGGTGCAGTTCTTCCTGTCGCAGGAAGTCACCGGCAAGGACAAGGCGCTGGAGCAGCTCAACGTCAAGCTGGCGCAGCTCAGCGAAATGCTGTCGCTGGAAAAGCTCGGCAAGCTCAATCTCGACGATCAGCTCTCGCAGCTGCGCGCTGGGCTGGCGTCGGCCGAGAGCGAGCGCGACCGCATCAAGGGCCTCTATGACGGCCTCGCCGGCGCCGGCAGCGACGCCGCCGGCCGCGCCAGCGAACTCAACAAGGCGCTGGATTCCGAAAAGCAGGTGTCGTCGCGCGCATTGGCGCAGATCGAGGTGCTGAACCAGCAGATCAGCGCGCTGCGCCGCCAGCTCGCGGCGCTGGAGGAAGCGCTGGAGGCTTCCGAAAAGCGCGACAAGGAATCGCAAGGCCGGATCGCCGATCTCGGGCAGCGGCTGAACGTGGCGCTGGCGCAGCGGGTGCAGGAACTGTCGCGCTACCGTTCGGAATTCTTCGGCCGCCTGCGCGCCATTCTCGGCAACCGGCCCGACATCCGCATCGTCGGCGACCGCTTCGTGTTTCAGTCGGAAGTGTTCTTCGACACCGGACAGGCCTTGCTGCTGCCCGAGGGCCGCGCCGAACTCGACAAGCTGGCGACCGCGCTGATTGAACTGGACAAGCAGATTCCGGCCGAGATCGCCTGGGTGCTACGGGTCGACGGCCACACCGACGTGCGGCCGATTTTGAACAGCCCCGTGTTCAAGTCGAACTGGGAATTGTCGTCGGCGCGCGCGATCTCGGTGGTGCAGTATCTGATCTCGCTCGGTGTGCCGGCGCAGCGTCTGGTCGCGGCGGGATTTGCGGAATTCCAGCCGCTCGACACCGCCGCCACCGAAGACGCCTACCGGCGCAACCGCCGCATCGAGCTGAAGCTGACGGAACGCTGA
- a CDS encoding GNAT family N-acetyltransferase, translating to MDSAFQLRPYRAEDEDAAIALWLETWRIAYPSIDFDARVAWWRERWRNELVPKAAIIVAEQAGAMVGFVTIDSSGYLDQLVVAPAHWGSKLATMLVDEAKRRSPDGVTLKVNADNARAIRFYERNGFVHAGEDVNPASKRLVLKMAWKP from the coding sequence ATGGACAGCGCCTTTCAGCTTCGTCCCTATCGCGCCGAGGACGAGGACGCCGCCATCGCGCTGTGGCTCGAGACCTGGCGGATCGCCTATCCCTCGATCGACTTTGACGCGCGCGTCGCCTGGTGGCGTGAGCGCTGGCGCAACGAGCTGGTGCCGAAGGCCGCCATCATCGTCGCGGAACAGGCCGGCGCGATGGTCGGCTTCGTTACCATTGATTCGTCAGGCTATCTCGACCAGCTGGTGGTCGCCCCCGCTCATTGGGGATCGAAGCTTGCCACCATGCTGGTCGATGAGGCGAAGCGACGATCGCCCGATGGGGTCACGTTGAAGGTCAATGCGGACAATGCCCGCGCGATCCGCTTCTACGAGCGCAACGGATTTGTCCACGCCGGCGAGGACGTCAATCCGGCGTCGAAGCGATTGGTGCTGAAGATGGCGTGGAAGCCGTAG
- a CDS encoding ABC transporter transmembrane domain-containing protein has translation MSAVERLEQRRGETPPPRDLAAGEVPSIEAELTELPAKSRARLRPLLALAPYVARYRGRATLAFIALTIAAITTLLVPIAVRRMIDFGFTPEGIAMINSYFSVMIAVVAVLAGASAARFYLVMTIGERIVADLRRDVFAHLISLSPAFFDSSRSGELISRLTADTTQIKSAVGASVSIALRNLMLFIGATTMMVITSPRLSGLVLLAIPVIVIPLVAFGRWVRRLSRNAQDTLADATAYASELVGAIRTVQAYTSERLANARFGGEVEQAYEAARSSTRARAVLTAVIIFIVFSSVVAILWIGSHDVLTGSISPGRLGQFVLYAAFAAAGLGQLSEVWGELSAASGASERLFEILRVKSAIAAPALPLALPAPARGDVGFENVRFAYPTRPDALAVDGVSLTVRAGEKVAIVGPSGAGKSTLFHLLLRFYDPATGTISFDGVPVNAADPQRLRERIALVPQESVVFAASARENIRFGRPDASDAEVEHAAGLAHATEFIRRLPGGFEAQLGERGVTLSGGQRQRIAIARAILRDAPLLLLDEATSSLDAESETLVQTALEELMRHRTTLVIAHRLATVLSCDRIMVMDQGKIVEQGTHAELVAAGGLYARLARLQFEGV, from the coding sequence ATGAGCGCAGTGGAACGGCTTGAACAGCGGCGTGGCGAGACGCCGCCACCGCGCGATTTGGCGGCCGGTGAGGTCCCCTCCATCGAGGCAGAGCTGACGGAGCTGCCGGCCAAGAGCCGGGCGCGGCTGCGCCCGCTGTTGGCGCTGGCGCCCTATGTGGCGCGCTACCGCGGCCGCGCCACTCTCGCCTTCATCGCGCTGACCATTGCGGCGATCACCACCCTGCTGGTGCCGATTGCGGTGCGGCGGATGATCGACTTCGGCTTCACGCCCGAAGGCATCGCCATGATCAACTCCTATTTCAGCGTGATGATCGCGGTGGTCGCGGTGCTGGCCGGCGCCAGCGCGGCGCGGTTCTACCTGGTTATGACCATCGGCGAGCGCATCGTCGCCGATCTCAGGCGCGACGTGTTCGCCCATCTGATTTCGCTGTCGCCGGCCTTCTTCGATTCCTCGCGCAGCGGCGAACTGATCTCGCGGCTGACCGCCGACACCACCCAGATCAAGTCCGCCGTCGGCGCATCGGTATCGATCGCGCTGCGCAACCTGATGCTGTTCATCGGCGCCACCACGATGATGGTGATCACGAGTCCCCGGCTGTCGGGCCTGGTGCTGCTGGCGATCCCGGTGATCGTGATTCCGCTGGTGGCGTTCGGGCGCTGGGTGCGGCGGTTGTCGCGCAACGCCCAGGATACGCTGGCGGATGCGACGGCGTACGCCTCCGAACTGGTTGGCGCGATCAGGACCGTGCAGGCCTATACCAGCGAGCGGCTGGCCAATGCGCGGTTCGGCGGCGAGGTCGAACAGGCCTATGAAGCGGCGCGCAGTTCGACGCGGGCCCGCGCGGTGCTCACCGCCGTCATCATCTTCATCGTGTTTTCCAGCGTGGTGGCGATCCTCTGGATCGGATCGCATGACGTGCTGACCGGCTCGATCAGCCCCGGCCGGCTCGGCCAGTTCGTGCTGTATGCGGCGTTCGCCGCCGCCGGCCTCGGCCAGCTCAGCGAAGTCTGGGGCGAGTTGTCGGCAGCGTCGGGCGCCTCGGAACGCCTGTTCGAAATCCTCCGCGTCAAATCGGCGATCGCAGCACCGGCATTGCCGCTGGCTCTCCCGGCGCCGGCGCGCGGCGACGTCGGTTTCGAGAATGTCCGCTTCGCCTATCCGACCCGGCCGGATGCGCTCGCCGTCGACGGCGTCTCGCTCACCGTGCGCGCCGGCGAGAAGGTTGCGATCGTCGGCCCCTCGGGGGCGGGCAAGAGCACGTTGTTCCACCTGCTGCTGCGGTTCTACGATCCGGCGACCGGAACCATCTCGTTCGACGGCGTGCCGGTCAACGCGGCCGATCCGCAGCGATTGCGGGAGCGCATCGCACTGGTGCCGCAGGAGTCCGTGGTGTTCGCCGCCAGCGCGCGCGAAAACATCCGCTTCGGCCGGCCCGACGCGTCAGATGCGGAAGTCGAGCACGCCGCCGGGCTCGCTCACGCCACCGAATTCATCCGCCGGCTGCCCGGCGGCTTCGAGGCGCAGCTCGGCGAACGCGGCGTGACGCTGTCGGGCGGCCAGCGCCAGCGCATCGCGATCGCGCGCGCCATCCTGCGCGATGCGCCGCTGTTGCTGCTCGATGAAGCGACCTCCTCGCTCGATGCGGAATCCGAAACCCTGGTGCAGACCGCGCTGGAAGAGTTGATGCGCCACCGCACCACGCTGGTGATCGCCCATCGCCTCGCCACCGTGTTGTCCTGCGACCGGATCATGGTGATGGACCAGGGCAAGATCGTCGAGCAGGGCACCCACGCCGAACTGGTCGCCGCGGGCGGGCTCTACGCCCGGCTGGCGCGGCTGCAGTTCGAGGGCGTGTAG
- the rpmE gene encoding 50S ribosomal protein L31, translating to MKAEIHPDYHMITVVMTDGTEYQTRSTWGKEGDKLNLDIDSKSHPAWIGGAQQMLDRGGRVSRFQKKFSGFLKKD from the coding sequence ATGAAAGCCGAAATTCATCCGGATTATCATATGATTACGGTCGTCATGACCGACGGTACCGAGTACCAGACGCGTTCCACCTGGGGCAAGGAAGGCGACAAGCTGAACCTCGATATCGACTCCAAGTCGCACCCGGCCTGGATCGGCGGCGCCCAGCAGATGCTCGACCGCGGCGGCCGCGTATCCCGGTTCCAGAAGAAATTTTCGGGCTTCCTCAAGAAGGATTGA
- the rcdA gene encoding protease adaptor protein RcdA: protein MSDRSQGESALVQFSERLTNSAAFGTLFREGMDLVEETAAYLDGAGRAEAKALDRAVSLIYATESMRLTTRLMQLASWLLLHRAVKEGEMTLSQANREKTKVKLSAADPGPDDMIEKLPVALQDLITRSMTLQSKVRRLDITIHTPAVERAAIGNPLVPQLNRLKAAFEQTR from the coding sequence ATGTCAGACCGTTCGCAAGGCGAATCCGCGCTCGTTCAGTTCAGCGAGAGACTGACCAATTCTGCGGCGTTCGGCACCCTGTTCCGCGAAGGCATGGACCTGGTCGAGGAGACCGCCGCCTATCTCGACGGCGCCGGCCGTGCCGAGGCCAAGGCGCTCGATCGTGCCGTCAGCCTCATCTATGCCACCGAAAGCATGCGGCTGACCACCCGCCTGATGCAGCTGGCGTCGTGGCTGTTGCTGCACCGCGCGGTCAAGGAAGGCGAGATGACGCTGTCCCAGGCCAACCGCGAAAAGACCAAGGTCAAGCTCTCTGCCGCCGATCCCGGCCCGGACGACATGATCGAAAAACTGCCGGTGGCATTGCAGGATCTGATCACCCGCTCGATGACGCTGCAGAGCAAGGTCCGCCGCCTCGATATCACCATCCATACGCCGGCCGTGGAACGCGCCGCGATCGGCAATCCGCTGGTGCCGCAGCTCAACCGCCTGAAGGCGGCGTTCGAGCAAACGCGTTAA
- a CDS encoding DUF1192 domain-containing protein, with amino-acid sequence MAIEDDDRPRKKVSHEIGQELSLLSVEELTERIALMTSEIERLQAAMTKKRASKDAANSFFKS; translated from the coding sequence ATGGCCATCGAGGACGACGACAGACCGAGAAAGAAAGTCAGCCACGAGATCGGGCAGGAGCTGTCGCTGCTGTCGGTCGAGGAACTCACCGAGCGTATCGCGCTGATGACTTCCGAGATCGAGCGGCTGCAGGCGGCGATGACCAAGAAGCGCGCGTCGAAGGATGCGGCCAACAGCTTCTTCAAGTCGTAG
- a CDS encoding NAD(P)H-quinone oxidoreductase, with protein MEKLPAQMTVIGISKPGGPEVLLPETRSVPVPGPGEILVKVLAAGVNRPDVAQRSGAYPPPPGASDLPGLEIAGEVVALGAGASRHKIGDKVMSLVAGGGYAQYCIAQDGQAMTVPPALSMQEAGALPETLMTVWHNVFERGGLQPGETLLIHGGSSGIGTLAIQLAKAFGSKVIVTVGSKDKADACLKLGADKAINYKTEDFVAVVKAATSGAGANVILDMVGGDYIDRNYDAAAVDGRIVQIAFLSGQPKANVNFSKLMVKRLHHTGSTLRPRSNADKAAMVAAIEAKVMPLLREGRVKPLMDSTFPLEKAADAHRRMETSAHIGKIVLAV; from the coding sequence ATGGAAAAGCTGCCCGCGCAAATGACCGTGATCGGCATCAGCAAGCCCGGCGGCCCCGAGGTGCTGTTGCCCGAGACCCGCAGCGTTCCGGTGCCCGGTCCGGGCGAAATCCTGGTCAAGGTTCTGGCCGCCGGCGTCAACCGGCCCGACGTCGCGCAGCGTTCGGGGGCCTATCCGCCGCCGCCCGGCGCCAGCGATCTGCCGGGTCTCGAAATCGCGGGCGAAGTGGTGGCGCTCGGCGCCGGCGCGAGCCGGCACAAGATCGGCGACAAGGTGATGTCGCTGGTGGCCGGCGGCGGCTACGCGCAATATTGCATCGCGCAAGACGGCCAGGCGATGACGGTGCCGCCGGCGCTGTCGATGCAGGAAGCCGGCGCCCTCCCCGAAACCCTCATGACTGTCTGGCACAATGTGTTCGAACGCGGCGGATTGCAGCCGGGCGAGACGCTGTTGATCCATGGCGGCTCCTCCGGCATCGGCACCCTGGCGATCCAGCTCGCCAAGGCGTTCGGATCCAAAGTGATCGTCACCGTCGGATCGAAGGACAAGGCCGACGCCTGCCTCAAGCTCGGCGCCGACAAGGCGATCAACTACAAGACCGAGGACTTCGTCGCCGTGGTGAAGGCCGCGACATCAGGCGCCGGCGCCAATGTCATCCTCGACATGGTCGGCGGCGACTACATCGACCGCAATTACGACGCCGCCGCGGTCGACGGCCGCATCGTCCAGATTGCGTTCCTGAGCGGACAGCCCAAGGCAAACGTTAATTTTTCCAAGCTGATGGTGAAGCGCCTGCATCACACCGGATCGACGCTGCGTCCCCGTAGTAATGCGGACAAGGCGGCGATGGTGGCCGCTATCGAGGCCAAGGTGATGCCGCTGCTGCGCGAGGGGCGCGTCAAACCCCTGATGGACAGCACTTTCCCGCTTGAAAAGGCCGCCGACGCACACCGGCGCATGGAGACCAGCGCACATATTGGCAAAATTGTGTTGGCGGTTTAA
- a CDS encoding EAL domain-containing protein, which yields MRLIRCLAPLALGLMIVAAAPPARAIDAVGVRSDAPAIDLTAVLDHQRSDTDRIQVSTAPGTDGIIRRVEVRAREGGQNWVVFALANNTDDQLDRLIVAPHYRIVSSGLLWPDLGLSRIATITPSTGDRPERQESATADIFRITLDPGAVITFVAELRTDKLPQLYLWEPEAYKDKVNSFTLYQGIVIGISGLLALVLTILFVVKGSIMFPAAAALAWAVLVYIGVDFGFWGKVLDMSNNAERVWRAAGEAILAATLLVFLFAYLNLSRWHVRYSHITVGWLVFLGSLVALALFDPAVASGIARMSLVLIAFAGFALIVYLSTHGFDRAVLLIPTWFLLVVWVIAAGMTVAGSVTNDIVGPALLGGLVLIVMLIGFTVMQHAFAGGGATTGVVSDVERRALALTGSGDLIWDWDVSADKVFTSPETEALLGLKRGTLEGPAAKWLEVLHPLDQDRFRAALDSVLDQRRGRLVQDFRLRTPDGHFMWFALKARPVVGSDGEVSRVVGTLTDVTESKNAEERLLHDSVHDNLTGLPNRQLFMDRLGAVANFAKTMPNLRPTLMVIDLDRFKQVNDSVGIAVGDSILLTLARRLTRILKPQDTLARLAGDQFGLILMSEQDPARITAFAETIRKTIRAPIAFNDREIFLTASIGLALSDPQTQLSDEIIKDAELAMYHSKRIGGDRIDVYKPAMRARKTDRLTLESELRRAIEREEITILYQPIVRLEDRSIAGFEALARWDHPKLGRMSPVEFISIAEEIGLIVDLGMFVLDQTAKQLAIWQRAMRSREPIFASVNVSSRQLLRHDLIHDIRTVLSRSSVARGTLKLELTESLVMENPEHAAQMLTRIRELGTGLSLDDFGTGHSSLAYLQRFPFDTIKIDQSFVRTTSRGTRPVILKSIIALAHDLGMDVVAEGAETDSDAVELYQLGCEYAQGFAFGEPMDADAAMRLLTEERLEAAS from the coding sequence TTGCGTCTGATCAGGTGCCTTGCGCCCCTCGCGCTGGGCCTCATGATTGTTGCCGCCGCGCCGCCGGCGCGCGCCATCGACGCCGTCGGCGTCCGCAGTGACGCGCCCGCGATCGATCTCACCGCGGTGCTCGATCATCAGCGCAGCGACACCGACCGCATCCAGGTTTCCACCGCTCCGGGCACCGACGGCATCATCCGCCGCGTCGAGGTCCGCGCCCGCGAAGGCGGCCAGAACTGGGTGGTGTTCGCGCTCGCCAACAACACCGACGACCAGCTCGACCGCCTGATCGTCGCACCGCATTATCGCATCGTGTCGTCGGGCCTGCTGTGGCCCGATCTCGGACTGTCGCGCATCGCCACCATCACGCCGTCGACCGGCGACCGCCCCGAGCGCCAGGAGAGCGCGACCGCCGATATCTTCCGCATCACGCTCGATCCCGGCGCCGTCATCACCTTCGTCGCGGAGTTGCGCACCGACAAGCTGCCGCAGCTCTATCTGTGGGAGCCCGAGGCCTACAAGGACAAGGTCAATTCGTTCACGCTGTACCAGGGCATCGTGATCGGCATTTCCGGCCTGCTGGCGCTGGTGCTGACCATCCTGTTCGTGGTCAAGGGCAGCATCATGTTCCCCGCCGCCGCGGCGCTGGCATGGGCGGTGCTGGTCTATATCGGCGTCGACTTCGGCTTCTGGGGCAAGGTGCTCGACATGTCGAACAACGCCGAGCGGGTATGGCGCGCGGCGGGCGAAGCGATCCTGGCGGCGACGCTCTTGGTGTTCCTGTTCGCCTACCTCAACCTCAGCCGCTGGCATGTGCGCTACTCCCACATCACCGTCGGCTGGCTGGTCTTTCTCGGCTCCCTCGTCGCGCTGGCGCTGTTCGATCCCGCGGTCGCCTCCGGCATCGCGCGGATGTCGCTGGTCTTGATCGCCTTCGCAGGCTTCGCGCTGATCGTTTATCTCTCGACCCACGGCTTCGACCGCGCGGTGCTGCTGATTCCGACCTGGTTTCTGCTGGTGGTGTGGGTGATCGCGGCCGGCATGACGGTGGCGGGCTCCGTCACCAACGACATCGTCGGGCCCGCGCTGCTCGGCGGCCTCGTGCTGATCGTGATGCTGATCGGATTTACTGTCATGCAGCACGCCTTCGCCGGCGGGGGTGCTACCACCGGCGTGGTCTCCGACGTCGAGCGCCGGGCGCTGGCGCTGACCGGATCGGGCGACCTGATCTGGGACTGGGACGTCTCGGCCGACAAGGTGTTCACCAGCCCGGAGACCGAAGCCCTGCTGGGCCTGAAACGCGGCACGCTGGAAGGCCCCGCCGCGAAATGGCTCGAGGTGCTGCATCCGCTCGACCAGGATCGCTTCCGCGCCGCGCTCGACAGCGTGCTCGACCAGCGCCGCGGCCGGCTGGTGCAGGATTTCCGGCTGCGCACGCCGGACGGCCATTTCATGTGGTTCGCGCTGAAGGCGCGCCCGGTGGTCGGCTCCGACGGCGAAGTCTCGCGGGTGGTCGGCACCCTGACCGACGTCACCGAGAGCAAGAACGCCGAGGAACGCCTGCTGCACGATTCCGTGCACGATAACCTCACCGGCCTGCCGAACCGCCAGCTCTTCATGGACCGCCTCGGCGCGGTGGCCAATTTCGCCAAGACCATGCCGAACCTGCGGCCGACGCTAATGGTGATCGACCTCGATCGCTTCAAGCAGGTCAACGATTCCGTCGGCATCGCGGTCGGCGATTCCATCCTGCTGACGCTGGCGCGGCGGCTGACCCGTATCCTGAAACCGCAGGACACGCTGGCGCGGCTCGCCGGCGACCAGTTCGGCCTGATCCTGATGTCGGAGCAGGACCCGGCGCGCATCACCGCGTTCGCCGAGACCATCCGCAAGACCATCCGGGCGCCGATCGCCTTCAACGACCGCGAGATCTTCCTCACCGCCTCGATCGGGCTCGCGCTGTCCGATCCGCAGACCCAGCTGTCCGACGAGATCATCAAGGACGCCGAGCTGGCGATGTATCACTCCAAGCGGATCGGCGGCGACCGCATCGACGTCTACAAGCCGGCGATGCGCGCCCGCAAGACCGACCGGCTGACGCTGGAAAGCGAATTGCGCCGCGCCATCGAGCGCGAGGAAATCACCATTCTCTACCAGCCGATCGTGCGGCTGGAAGATCGCTCGATCGCCGGCTTCGAGGCGCTGGCGCGCTGGGACCATCCCAAGCTCGGCCGGATGTCGCCGGTGGAATTCATCTCGATCGCCGAAGAGATCGGCCTGATCGTCGATCTCGGCATGTTCGTGCTCGACCAGACCGCGAAGCAGCTCGCGATCTGGCAGCGCGCGATGCGTTCGCGCGAGCCGATCTTTGCCTCTGTCAACGTCTCCTCGCGGCAATTGCTGCGACACGATTTGATCCACGACATCCGCACCGTGCTGTCGCGCTCCTCGGTGGCGCGCGGCACGCTGAAGCTGGAATTGACGGAATCGCTGGTCATGGAAAACCCGGAACACGCCGCGCAAATGCTGACGCGGATCCGCGAGCTCGGCACCGGACTGTCGCTCGACGATTTCGGCACCGGCCATTCGTCGCTGGCCTATCTGCAGCGCTTTCCGTTCGACACCATCAAGATCGACCAGTCCTTCGTCCGCACCACCAGCCGCGGCACCCGCCCGGTGATCCTGAAATCAATCATCGCGCTCGCCCACGACCTCGGCATGGACGTGGTCGCCGAAGGCGCCGAGACCGATTCCGATGCGGTCGAACTCTATCAATTGGGCTGCGAATACGCGCAGGGCTTCGCCTTCGGCGAGCCGATGGACGCCGACGCCGCAATGCGGCTGTTGACGGAAGAGCGGCTCGAAGCGGCGAGTTGA
- a CDS encoding DUF7662 domain-containing protein: MNDYDALRDYLKKQTLPEFVLSFEQIEEIIDAALPRAAHRASWWETLRSPQEKMPQREACLAGGYIATRQADGKSVKFRKMKAPDKPVR, encoded by the coding sequence GTGAACGATTACGACGCCCTGCGCGATTACCTGAAGAAGCAGACCCTGCCCGAATTCGTGCTCAGCTTCGAGCAGATCGAGGAGATCATCGACGCCGCATTGCCGCGCGCGGCGCACCGCGCGTCGTGGTGGGAAACCCTGCGCAGCCCGCAGGAAAAGATGCCGCAGCGCGAGGCCTGCCTCGCCGGCGGCTACATCGCGACCCGGCAGGCGGACGGCAAGAGCGTGAAGTTCAGGAAGATGAAGGCTCCGGACAAGCCCGTCCGGTAA
- a CDS encoding sensor domain-containing diguanylate cyclase → MPFGRRKDMASRPWRPSAKLLILSTVVTVIGFSAICASVMLDMRRGEEELARQSLDNLASGIEADISRNIELYDLSLRAVASNMVAPEIEQVSKPIRHLILFDHAATARHFGAIQVFDAGGRLTVDASTMDPLPEDRSDEEYFRIHRDRPDAGLFISRPMLHRSAYSIVLSRRITDADGGFLGVVAGSIRFSYFHDLFDRLRLGPDDTITVLRRDRTVIMRRPFDLDIIGKNLADRPKWNPANLQAGGSYSGSGPVDSIPRLYVRRDSASPLFVVVGKPLDSILSLWRTQATRIAAVMMALIVFVLGTTLFLAREIGRRAQAEDKLEELATTDALTGLKNRRKFDASIDAEWRRAARQKVPLALLMIDADHFKSYNDTFGHQAGDEVLVGVAICISDSVRRAGDCAARYGGEEFAVLLPGCPGADALVVAETIRQKVQDWSDHTTVSIGVASLTPTAAMDWFELVKAADKALYAAKAGGRNRSVQASVPALTLVA, encoded by the coding sequence ATGCCATTCGGACGGCGCAAGGACATGGCCAGCCGGCCCTGGCGGCCTTCGGCGAAGTTGCTGATCCTGTCAACCGTGGTGACGGTGATCGGCTTCTCCGCGATCTGCGCCAGCGTCATGCTCGACATGCGCCGCGGCGAGGAAGAACTGGCGCGCCAGTCGCTCGATAACCTGGCTTCCGGTATCGAGGCCGACATCAGCCGCAACATCGAGCTTTACGACCTGTCGCTGCGCGCCGTTGCGAGCAACATGGTGGCCCCGGAGATCGAACAGGTCAGCAAGCCGATCCGGCACTTGATCCTGTTCGATCATGCCGCGACCGCCAGGCATTTCGGCGCGATCCAGGTATTCGATGCCGGAGGGCGGCTGACCGTCGACGCCTCGACGATGGATCCGTTACCGGAAGATCGCAGCGACGAAGAGTACTTCCGGATTCATCGCGATCGCCCCGACGCCGGCCTGTTCATCAGCCGGCCGATGCTGCATCGCAGCGCCTACTCGATCGTGCTGAGCCGGCGTATCACCGACGCCGATGGAGGCTTTCTCGGCGTGGTCGCAGGCTCGATCCGCTTCAGCTACTTCCACGACCTGTTCGACCGGCTGCGCCTCGGCCCGGATGACACCATCACCGTGCTGCGCCGCGACCGCACCGTCATCATGCGCAGGCCGTTCGACCTCGACATCATCGGCAAGAATTTGGCAGACCGGCCGAAATGGAACCCGGCGAACCTGCAGGCCGGTGGATCGTATTCGGGATCCGGACCGGTGGATTCCATACCGCGGCTGTACGTCCGGCGCGACAGCGCAAGTCCCCTCTTCGTCGTGGTCGGCAAGCCGCTGGACAGCATATTGAGCCTCTGGCGCACCCAGGCTACCCGGATCGCCGCGGTGATGATGGCGCTGATCGTGTTCGTGCTTGGCACGACGCTGTTTCTCGCGCGCGAAATCGGCCGCCGCGCGCAGGCCGAGGACAAGCTCGAGGAGCTTGCGACCACCGACGCGCTCACCGGGTTGAAGAACCGGCGCAAGTTCGATGCCTCGATCGACGCCGAGTGGCGGCGCGCCGCGCGCCAGAAAGTCCCGCTCGCGCTGTTGATGATCGATGCCGACCATTTCAAATCCTACAACGACACGTTCGGACACCAGGCCGGCGACGAGGTGCTGGTCGGGGTCGCGATCTGCATTTCGGATTCGGTAAGGCGGGCCGGCGATTGCGCGGCGCGTTACGGCGGCGAGGAATTTGCCGTGCTGTTGCCGGGGTGCCCGGGGGCGGACGCGCTGGTCGTGGCCGAAACCATTCGGCAGAAGGTCCAGGACTGGTCCGACCACACCACCGTCAGCATCGGGGTCGCGAGCCTGACGCCGACCGCAGCAATGGATTGGTTCGAACTCGTCAAGGCCGCCGACAAGGCGCTCTATGCGGCCAAGGCCGGCGGCCGCAACCGCTCCGTGCAGGCCAGCGTCCCGGCGCTGACGCTGGTGGCCTAG